CCACTGGAGAGAGCACCGTTGATACCGTAATGAGCAGGTCAGTGGGCTTTTTTGCCCTTGCACCGCAGGATGAAGTGCCGGTAGAGGCCGGCCTATACCTGACGGCAGCCCCTGGTGTTTCCCTTAAAAGCAAACTACAGCTCCTTGAACAGGCGCTTGGCGAGATGGATCTCCTCGTATCAGCTCAGAAGATCGGGGGAGTTGATGGCCTCGTTGCAAAGATTCCTGGAGTTCCTGAGGCGATGACCGCGAGGGCTGCTATCTATGTTGCAGCAACAGACTCACTGATGGCGATCTCATCGTCAAAGAGCGGCGCTGAGTCGCTCTTCTCTTCGGCTGAAACCGATACGCTACAAAACATGCAACGCTCTCCGGAGTTTCAGAAGGCAGCAACTGCCGTTAACTCCGCTGTTCCCTGTATGTCGTTTACATTTATGGACCTCAAGAAAATATCTGCCCTTGCTGAGACTATGGGTCTACCAGCAGCCGGCCCTAGCGGAGTGCGGGAGTTCGAGCCGAAAGACATCCCTATCGATGCCATCGCTATGCAGCAGGGGTTTGGAACTCAGTTAATTACAGCAATAAGCGCTAGCGTCTCAGGACGCACCGATACGCAGACTAAGGTTCTGCAAGCGCTTGAGGGTAGCTCGCTCCCTCTAAGCATGGCACGCCTGCCATCAGACACCGCAATAGCTTTTGCCTTTGATACCAAGTTCATCTCGAAGCTTGAAGATGTGGTCAAATCGTTCTCTCCAGACAAGGCGGCCGAGGCTGCCGCTGCATTCCAGCAGGCCAAGCCTCTGCAGGGCATTACCTTTGGACTTAAGAACGGCGATGGTAGCTCACCGATTCCAGATCTATTTGTAGTTATTGAGGCAACTAATCGTGATGCCCTCGGCTCTATGGCTGAGGGGCTTATGGGTCAGGGGATGGCGGGAGCGACCGGCCAATCAGCAATGCAGTGGTCAGCAAAGGAGATCGAGGGTGTTCCAACTAAATTTATCAATACGATGTTCGGAGCTGGCGTCTATCTAGGCTCTCCTAAAGGTTCCAACTCGCTCCTTATCAGCTCCTCAGAGCGCGCTATCAAGGAGCTTATAGCCGCCTCAAGTGGGGCGCGGCCTGGCATCGCTGCTAGCCTTTCAGCCCCCCTTAAGGCAAACCTTGCACCGCAAAAATTAATCTCGTATTACGCTAACCTGCCGCAGCTAGGAAGCCTCCTCGATTCAGCCAAGAGTAGCCTCGCCATGTTTACAGGGGGCTCCGCAGAGCTCGATCAGGCGCTCGATTCTACCCGTCTAAAGAAGCTTGGCTTGATAACGGGCAGCGTCTCCTATGCAAATGGGCTCTTTTTGCTCGAGTCCGTAATGGATGGGCCCCAGGGAGCGCGCTAGCCGCACACTACCCATATATCTCGAAGCCCTACGGAGAGCTCGGTCATCTTAAGGATTGATTACGTAGCCATCTTTTTGGGGAAGATATATGAAGACCATGGCCCAGGTACTTGAAATTGCTAGCAGACTTGATCATCTAGGTACATGTGCCGAGTGGATAGCTCGTGAAAGCGTGCATACCGATAACTCCGTTTCACAAACCGGTACCCTGATCTCGGTTCTAGCAGAGGATATTCGTGATAGGATCACAGCCCTTGTTTCGGATCTTGAGCAGATCGCAGAGCTAGAGAGCTCTCACTAATCAGCTCGCAAAAAAACTAACCTAATATCAGCTCCTTACAAGAGAACCTGAAGCATCTTTCAATTCCAGCCTGATAGGTATATGTAGCCACACTGTGGCTCTTACCTAAGGGTTGTATGAATCAAGTAGCTGTTAAATACCGGTACGAATATAGCGCAGATAATTGCGCACAACGCCCTGCCAGACCGCAGCTAGCGGTTATTAATGGGGGCCTCGCCTCATCAACTCAGCGCGAGATCTTTCTACTCGGTGCTATTCTTGCAACTCTTCAGATCTTAGACGGAATTCTAACAGCTATCGGCATGGCATCATTCGGTACCGGCATGGAGGGTAATGTACTACTGCGCACCCTTATGCAAACTATAGGTTATCTTCCAGCCCTTATCCTAGTTAAGGGATTCTCACTCGGTATGGTCACCATGCTGTGCTGGCAGGCTCACAACGTTTATTGGATTAAAACCGCATTGCGGGGGGTTATCGCGATCTATATTGCGTTTGCCGTCGCTCCGTGGAGCTACATCCTGACCCTTGAATTCCTATTATAAGCGCTGGATCGTTACCAACCTGCGGCGTATGCTTTACTAAGCGAGCAACTTCGCTTGCGGCCAATAATTGGTGAGGGACATTTAATGCGCATTACTAAGTGGGGAGAGTGCGGAATTCTATGTTCGCTATACCTCGCACAACACTATAAGGAAGGCTCTATTGGAGCGGCTGAGATCGCAAAGAGCCAGGGTTTAGATCTACAGTACACTCAACAGATCTTACAACGGCTGCGCAAGGGCGCAATTATCGACAGCATGCGCGGTCCGCACGGCGGCTACAGCCTAGTGCGTCCCCCTGAGGAGATAACCTTAAAAGATATCCTCTATGCAGCAGAGGGCGATACCTTTCAAATTATCTGCGACTACGCCCCTATTCACCCAACTACAGAGAGCCCCGGTTGTTGCTCAACCCAGGAAAACTGCAGCCTACATACGGTATGGCAGGAGCTGCGCAGCGCAATAGACACGCTACTTGAACAGAGAACGCTTGCTTATCTGATGAAGTTAAAATCTCCCCAGAGCGCTCTAATTCAACTTAGCGGCCGGCAGGAAGGCGTACTTAAATAAGCGCGCCTCACCCATGCGGCGGATCTCGATTGAGGCCTCATTCTCACGGGCTAAGAGCTGTATGAAGGTGCTAAACTGATCGGGCCGTTTAATTAAGTAGCCATTAGCCGCTACGATAATGTCCGAATTCTCTAGCCCAAGAAGCGCATAGGGGCTGCCTGGCTTAAGATCAAAGATCCGGTACTCGTAGCTCTCGCGCGAAGAGACCGTGGCATACACCGGCACAAGGCGCACGGGAAACTCGGCTGATCGCACCAGTGCGCTATCAAAGTCCCTGCGCTGAATAGAATACGAGACCTCTTTACGCATCGGCGCTACCGGCCTGATATCGTCGATAAACTTGGGCGCCTGTGGTGCGCGCGAGCTACAGGCGATACATGCCACGAGAAGAACCATCAGCGCTGTCTTAATCATAATCTTATGCCCCTAAGCTGAAATATCACAAAACTGCTCCACCGACGAACGTTCCATACGATGATAGCGGGAACGCTCCGCAAGCACTATCGAATAGATCGCCTCGTATGTCTGGTCTAGCTCGTTATTAACTACCAGATAATCGATCTTACCTGTGTCACCCCCTAAGCTAAGCAAGGCCCCGTATTCACCCTTGGCCGTTGCAAAGCGCCTCTCTAGTTCGAGCGGATCAACGGTACCGCGCCCCTGCAAACGTTTCTGAAGGTCCGCAAAGGTGGGTGGAATAATGAAAATTGTGACGGTATTTTGCGGAAAGTTTTGCTTGAAATTCAACGCGCCCCGAATATCGATCTGAAAGAGGAGATCTTTGCCGGCATTAATACCATCTTCAAGGCTAGCGCGTAGAGTGCCGTAAAGGTTACCGTGATTCTCCTCCCACTCAAAGAACTCGCCCTTTGTGCGGCGCTCGATAAACTCCTCACGAGACATAAAGTGATAGCTCTTGCCCTGCACCTCGCTGGCTCGTGGGGCACGGGTTGTTGCGGAGATCGAATACTGCATCGTCTCAGGATTCTCTTTAATCAGCCTTCCACAAAAGGTTGACTTACCGGAACCGGTTGGTCCCATTAAAACAAAAAGTATCCCCTTTCTAATTAACTGTCGCTGCATAGTCTTACTCTACGTTTTGAACCTGCTCTCTAATTCGCTCTAACGCAACCTTGGCATCAACAACGAAGCCCTGGACCCGCGCATCCTGCGCCTTTGAGGCGACCGTATTTAGCTCCCGCCCGATCTCTTGGGTCATAAAGTCTAGCTTTCGTCCGATTCCATCGAGATGCCCCTTAAGGGTCGCCCTAAACTGCGCAAGGTGAATATCAAGGCGCGCAAGCTCCTCACTTACATCCACCCGCTCAGCTAATAACGCCACCTCAAGCGCTAGCCGCTCCGGATCGAGTCTAAGATCAGAAGCTACTACTTTAAGCCGCTCCTCCATCCTCTCTTTAATCCTAGTCGGAGCACCCTCCATAATAACTCCGATCTCGCTCCGTAACGACTCTATCGTAGAGAGTCGCTGCACGATATCAGAGACCAAGCCGAGCCCCTCGGTCTCGCGCATTACAACAAGCGCCTCACTCGCCTCAGAGATAATTCGTAACAGGTTAAATGTTTCATCTTGGGATAGAAGATCGCTATCCTCACCCGCCATACCGTCTCGCAGAACCAGTTCACCGATAAAGTCAGCCAAGCTATCGCCGTGCGCTCCGTAGCGCTTACAAGCTGCTGAATAGCGCTTTACAGCGCTATCGAAGGGGAGAGAAAACTCAATCCCAGATCCGTTCCCAACATCCTTACTGCGTCGAGTAACGGAGATCTCAATACGTCCACGTCTATGCTGTTGTTGAAAGATAGCTTTAACGTCCCGCTCGATCGCCGAGTAGTGTCTGGGAGCCTTAAAGATAATCTCCAGATAGCGCTGGTTTACGGACTTAACCTCGATATCGATCTCGAGCGTTTCAGCTCCAAATGAAACGCGCGCGAAGCCGGTCATACTCTTTACTGATACCTTTACGGCGGCGGCATTCATTAGATGGCTCCAAATCGTGAAACTTCGTTGCGCAACCGCTCGATATCAATTGCCACTGTGCCGACCTCAGAGACAACGATACCGGCTGCGATATTTGCTAGCACACCCGCAATAACCGGCGATGCTCCGGTAGCTAGCGCGGCACAGAATACGGCCGTGACGGTATCCCCTGCCCCGCTCACGTCGAAGACCTCTTGCGCCATAGTCTCAAGATGAACCCCGGCTTGACCTCCGGCCTGTTGGACTATCATACCGTCCTCGCCGAGCGTAATTACCATCATCTCAGAGTTCCAGCGCTCCATCAAAATATCTGCGGCCTTAAAGGCATCCTCAACGCTTGAGATACTACGACCGGAGGCGATCTCAGCCTCCTTGCGATTCGGCTTTGCAACACTCATACGACGATAGTTATCGTAGTTACGGGGATGCGGATCAACGAAGAGCGGCCTGACTGATAGCCCAAGTCTGTGCTGCTCATAAGCACGGTGAAGCGTTGCGAGCACATGAGAAGAAACGGTGCCCTTGCCGTAATCGGAGAGGATTACGGCCTTTGCTCCATCTATTGAGCTCTCAATAGCTGCTGAAATTCGCTCATTTACCTGCGGGGACTCGCCGTTACACCTCTCTCGATCGATACGCACAATCTGTTGTGTGTGAGCTATAACGCGGGTCTTAAGTACGGTCGGTCGCGAGTCATCAACTATAACTCCTCTAACGTCCGCTCCGATCTCGGCGAAGAGCCGCAGCATGGCTTGCGCATCCTCATCACTTCCAACGATTCCGCAGACGGTAGGCTTTGCCCCGATGGTAGCGAGGTTTCTAACCACGTTGCCCGCACCGCCGAGTCGGTCCTCGGTTCTCTGTACCTCAACCACCGGCACCGGGGCCTCGGGCGAGATGCGCTCTACCTTACCCCAGATATATCTATCCAGGATCAGGTCACCCACCACCAGTATGGGGGTAGAGACGATACGATCGAGGGTCGCTAGTAGATCTTTCTTATTTCCGAGCATATAGGAGGTTATAGCAAGGGAGGCTCGTAGATGCTACCGAGCTTAATGACGGTGACCGGTTACAGCGTTAGGGCCGCTTTTCGCTTATAACATCCCCGATCCGCTGCAGAACGCTCTCTGGGCTAATCAGCCTCATACAGACCTTATTGAGCCCCGGACAGGTGCGGCGCTTGCATGGGGAGCACCCTACTAATGATGAGAGCGAGAGCTCCTCGCTCCCCCGTGGAGCGTTCCTAATCATCGGGGTCGGCCCGAAAAGGGTTATATGGCGTGTACCGACGGCTCCGCAGATATGCGCCGGACCGGAATCGGGGCCAACACATACCCGCGCACCCTGCAGCACACCAACTAACTCCTTAAGGGTAGTTTTTCCTGCAAGATTAACGATCTTGAGTGCAGTCGCACTAGCCTCAAGCCGCGCTGCCATCTCCACCTTGGAGCGGTCCCCCAATAGAACAACGCTGCGCAGGCCCTCTGCCTCAAGCGCGCCCAGCAGCCCTGCATAACCCTCCTCTGGCCAATCCTTAGAATCCCATGAGGAGCCCAACACTAGGCCAAGGTAGGGTTCTGAGAGCTCCCCTTTCCAATCTGCAGTGATATTTGCCAGGGTGATATGTTCCAGTCCGCTTGAAAGCTGTTCCGGAACAGGGATACCGAGTACGCCTAGAAATTTCAGGTAGTGCTCGACCTTCGGGATACTTTCGGCGCTCTCAGCAATAAATTCGGTATTAAAGAGCCAGTTGCACTCCTTCGTATCCTTTGGATTAAACCCTACCCTTCTTTTAGCGCCAGAGAGCCACGAGAATATTCCGCTCTTTAAATGACGTTGCAGATCAAGGGTTACGTCGAAATGCTCCCTTCTGAGCTCGCGTCTGAGATTAAGTACCCCTGCAAGCCCCCTACTCCTCTCAAACACAACTACTCGATCTATCCTGGGATGGAGCCTAACGATACCGGCGCAGGCCGGCTCCACAAGCCAGGTGATTGAACATTCACTCCATGCGGCTTTGCAAGCATCTACAAGAGCTAGCCCCCGCACGACATCGCCCAACGATCCCATCAGAACGATAAGAACGTTACGGGGAGCCTGTGCGGCTGTCGCTCTAGTCATCGTAACTCCTCATGGTCAGCGACATTAGCTCAGTAAGCAGTGGCGATAATCCGTGCTTAATAACCGCCCGTCTCCAACGGGTCAGGTATAGATCGCGCAATTGATGCTGTGTGCCGCTAAAAACTCGGGCCTTATCGAAGTCAATGATAAAGACAGCCCCTGCTTCGTTTACCAGAACGTTACCCGGATGTAGATCTACGTGGAGGATATTGTTCTTAATAAGGGTCAGGAGCTGTACTGAGAGCTTCTTCATCGCATCTTGCAAGCCGTCTGAATCCTGCGCACTAAGCTCAACGAGCGATTTAGTGTTTGGGATCTCCTCCATGATTAGCCAGGTGCTGTACACGAAAGATCCGCAGGTCACATACACATAGGGCTTAGGCGCATTAACCCCCACTGCGCGTACGCGCTCTAACATCTCAAACTCTGCGCGCGATCTGATCGGACCAACGCAGAGAAAGCGTCCCCTTGTTATCGAGCGCAGCAGTCCGCCGTGTGCATAGCGCTTTACAAAAACACGTCCGTAATGCGGGAGCTCATGTGCTCCGGTCTGCCCACGCCCACCGAGCACCTCTTTGGGCAGATATTCGAGACCTCTCAGCACTAACTGAACGATCTTAGTTGCGACCGGATCCGGCATCGCGGTTAAACTCGCTACACTGTATGGTCCACGTATCGCCTCAACGAACGTTAACTCCTCCTGACTAGCCCCGATCATATTTTGCATAGCCATCTCACTACTCAACGACATGTAATCTCTCCCTCAATACAGCACCCTTACTTAATCCCATTAAAGCAAGTGCTGCTGATAATACCTCACCTCCAGGCACACCCGTCATACATGCGTTCGTTCCGGTTGGACAGCGCCTTGAGCCGTGCCTACGACACGGCTTACAGAATAGATCCTGTTTTTCAAGGATCGTCGCGCGGTTTTTCCATGGACCGAAACCAAACTTGGGCGAGGTTGCACAGAACACTACAACACTTGGGACCTGTTGAGCAGAGGCTAGATGCAGCGTCATACTGTCGTTGCATACAAGGCAGCCTGCTCGCCGTATAAGTGCGGTCAGCTCCTCTAGCGAGCTTTCTCCGCATAGGTTTATAACTGAGAGGCCCTCTGCAATCTCAAGGCATCGCTTTCGATCGCTCTCAGCCCCGCTTAAAACAACCCGAATGCCGCGCGCAATAAACCCCTCTGCAACCTCTCTAAACCCCTCAGCGTACCAACGCTTGGTCTCCCAGGCGCTGCCCGGTGCAAGCACCACATAGGGGGTTACATCGTGATAGATCTCGCGTACCCGTTGTGATACCCGCGCTTCATCCTGCGCTGGAAGCCTTAGCGTAGCGAAGCTCGATACGTGCGCGGGCCCCATGCGCGCCTCCTTATCAACCTGCGCTTGAATTGATGATATAAGATCGGCTCGTACCAGCTCCAGGTTACGGATAACCTCGTGCTGCTTGGGTGTCTTGGTAACCCGTCTGGTGTAGAGAAAACTTAGCCACGCTCCGCTGTAGCCGACGCGCTCTGGAATTCTAGCCAAAAACAACATCAGCGCCGTTCTGGGAGAATTATGAAACGAGTAGACCCGATCGAAACGCCGCTCCTTAAGACGTGCTGCAAAACGCTTTAGCCCGCTCCAGCCAGCACCCTCAACGGTTCGATCTAGCACGATAGTTTCATCGACGTATGGATCGCGCTGCACAAATTCAGCTAATTTATCTGAACAGAGAACTGAGATACGCACCTCGGGGTCGCTCAACTTGAGCGCCTCAATAGTGGGCGTCAGCAGTAGTATATCGCCAAGAAATCCCTTTGGAATTAAGAGAATATTACTCGCCACGCTATATCCTGATTACGCTGCTACCTGTTGCTCATCTAGCACCACAAGGCGCGATGGCCGCTTTGATTCTGTCGCCAACTGCCCACACGCCGCCCCGATATCAGCCCCCTTTGACCAGCGAATAAAGGTCTGCAGCCCCTGTGAGTTAAGATAACGCTGCCAAGCGAAGACCCACTCACGGCTTGGCGAAAGATATCCGAGTCCGGCGTTCTCGTTGTACGGAATAAGGTTCACCTTGACCGGCAATCCGCGCATTAACTTGGCGAGTCGCTTCATATCGTCGTTGGTATCGTTCACACCGCCGAGCATCACGTACTCAATCGTGACCTTCTTGCGTGGCCCAACTGGGAAGTCCTTTACTGCGGCCAACAACTCACTAATCGGGAATCGGTGATTAATCGGCATGATCCGTGAACGCACCTCATCGGTTGTTGCGTTGAGCGATACCGCCAAACTGACCGAGACTCCACTAGCTGCCAACTTTCTAATGGCCGGAACGAGCCCAACCGTTGATACCGTAACCTTGCGTGGAGACATGCCGTATCCGAGCGGGTCGGTCAGGTTACGCACAGCGCGGGTTACTCCATCGAAGTTATGCAGCGGCTCTCCCATGCCCATAAATACGATATTCTGGAACGAATCTCCGTAGTTCTTGGCATCCTCAAGAACTCCGTTCACCTGCCGCAGGATCTCTGAGGTCGAGAGGCTCCGTTTAAGCCCCATCGTGCCGGTGCGACAAAAGGTACACGCCATCGCGCACCCTACCTGAGAAGATAAACACAAGGTCATGCGATTCGGTTGCTTTATCATAACCGACTCGACCAGATCTCCCCCCTCTACCTCAAAGAGGTACTTACGGGTTCCATCCGAGCTAATCTGGCGATCATGTATCCGCGCCTTAGGAAAAACGAACACCTGCGAGAGACGCTCACGCAACTCACGACTAATGTTAGTCATCTCTTGAATGTCGGTAACTCCTTTACGATATACCCACTCAAAGAGCTGTGTAGCGCGAAACTTAGTGGCTCCGAACTCCAGATCGAGGAGCTCCACCAGCTCGGCATAGCTATAGTTAAAGAAATCCTTTAGCTCGGATTTAGTTGGCTCGGATGTAATGGTTGGTTCCGACACAATAGCTGATTCCAACACGATCGTTTCCTTTGTTACGCAAAGAGAGACTAACTAAGCTCGGGAAAGAAAAGCTTAATCTCAGTTGCTGCGTTCTCAAGGCTATCTGAACCGTGCACTGCATTTGCAGCTATGCTCTCAGCATAAAGATTACGGATAGTTCCAGCATCGGCCTTCTTAGGATCCGTAGCACCCATCAGCTTTCTATTTAGGTTAACAGCGTCCTCACCCTCAAGTATCGATACGAGCACCCGACCGGAGCACATATAGTCGATCAGCTCTCCGTAGAAAGGCCGCTCCTTGTGAATAATATAGAACTCTCCGGACTGCTCCGGGGTTAGGGTCATCATCTTCGCCGTAACGATAGTAAGGCCAGCCTCCTCAAAATGGGCAAGGATCTTACCAACGAGGTTACGGGCAGTTGCATCTGGTTTGATGATAGAGAGGGTACGTTGCATTGACATGGTCTTATTACCTATTACGTTTGCGGGAGATGCGCTCCTAGCGAGATACGCGGAGCGGCCCGACTACTATAAACGGGACCCGCATCTAACTCAAGTCAGGGGAGTTTTTAGAATCAATGCAACTATTTACCTGGCCAGACCGTGTCCGTTAGCCCCTATCAAGGGGCACTCTAGGCTACCTGGAGAGCCCCTGCAGCCGCTTTCTCTCGCGATGCTTTGCCTCAAGTGCCTTGCTGACCACCTTTGGAACCATATTTGAAACATCCCCGCCCAGCATGGCGACCTGTTTAACGACCGTAGAGCTGATGTAGGAGTGCTCCTCCCGCGCGGTAAGAAAGAAGGTCTCTATACCTGGGGCAAGCTTGCGATTAACGAGCGCCATCTGTGCTTCGTAATCGAAGTCTGAGATAGCCCTTAGGCCACGGATAACCACCCGACTTGCTGTGCTCTGTACGAACTCTACGAGCAATCCCGAGAAGCTTACAACCGAGACCCTGCCCTTATACTTGACGAACTGCTTGGTAATCAGCGCTACCCGCTCCTGCTCTGTAAAAAGGGAGTCCTTGGAGGGGTTAAAGAGAACGGCCACTATAACCTTGCTAAAGATCTCGCTTGAGCGCTCGATTATATCAACATGTCCGTTGGTTAACGGATCGAAGGATCCGGGAAAGACCACTGTAGAAATATCTGCTGAAATAGCAGTAGCACGCGCTGAATCTTTTCGACTATTAGATTTTGCCATGACCCCTCTGATTGACTATGGTAAATAGTAAGTATTCTTTAAATATATGAAAAGGTCTAACGACATGGAGTTATCACGCTTAGCGGCGAAACAGAAGCGCTACATGGATGTTCTGCTCTTTACAGAGAGTGAGGTGCTAGATTCCTCCATAAAACCTAATCTTCTCAAGGTACTGGCTAAGTATAAAGGTGCCCTTGCCAACTGCTGGAAGGAGCAAAAGATAACCGAGCAGGACATCTTTGTGCTTGGCTCACTAGAGCGAGAGCTCGATGCCCTGTATAATCAGGCCCACCTGAGGTCAAACGTTACCTAAGAGCCCCTATGACAGATATACGCCCCCCTACTACCATTCAAACAAGAGAGCGCCGACCACTTCGGGATAACTGGATCGCCATGACCTTCATGGCTACTCTTTTAATCGCCTCGGGATCAACCGCCACCGTTGTTGGCTATAAAATTAAACTTGCCGACCGTGACAGAAAGTCACAACTGCTCAATGCATATTCGGCGCTAGGTGGATCGTTTGAAAAGTCAAAGAGCTTGGGCACTACGCTCTATAATCAGGCTCTAACGAGCGATCAGAATATCTTTGCAACTACCTATGAGGTTAACGAACGTGCGCGCACCTTTGGACTCTACCAGGTTCTTGAAACCACCCCGCCGCAGGTATTAGAAACAGCGCTGCAAGGACTGTGGAAGATCAACGCAACTGAGTCTGCAAAAAGCTCCCGTGATGCCTGGCGTGCTCTGCAAGAGGGCCGCGCCGCTAAACATACGGGGGTCGATCCAACTGCCGCACGCTTTGCACGACAGTACGACCGTCACCTAGCACGGGATACAGAGCTAAAGCTCTTTAAGTTTCTAGTTGATAACCGTGTGACGATTGCTCCGTCACAGACCAAGTAGCAAGCTGTATTACTTGCTTTTCTTTGCTACTGGAGCCTTCTTTACTGCAGTGCCAGTTGTTTTTGTAGCTACTTTTGTAGCTGTCTTTGCAGTCGGCTTATAAGCTGCCTGCTTGCTCTTGTGAGGACGCGCATTGCCGTACGATGCGCTGAAGGTCTTTCCTCGACGAGTGCTCTTATCTCCCCTACCCATAAAAACTCCACTACTTTAGATATACATTATAATTGATCTAGCGCCAGTATTGGGCGCCATAGCTCTAAACTTAGTAATAGTTATACTATATAACTATCGCCACGTCGAATAGGTTCTCATATGGAACCATAAGGTGGCATCATCGTACCAAAATACAACATTATGACGCACCCCTCCCCAGCTTTTCCAACTCCAACCGAGATCAGACGAAACGCAACCTCAGGCCTGACAATCACCTGGCTAGACGGAGCCGTTACTACCTTAAGTAGCGAGCTGTTACGCCGCGAGTGCCCCTGTGCGGCCTGCAGAGAGGTGCGCGGCGATACGACACATACCAAACCGCTGACGGGCAAGAAGCGCTCTCTTGCTATCATTGATAGTAGTCTTGAGGAGGAGTTAAAGCTGCAAGAGATCTGGGGGATTGGCCAATACGCGCTAGGGATACGTTGGGGTGATGGTCACGAGACCGGTATCTATCCCTTCAATCTACTGTTGGAACTAGGACAACGCTAGTATTTAGATATCGCTAGATTATCTAAGCTTAGCCTGGGCCACGACCACGCACCTCAACTAGGCGCTTAACGATACGCCCCTTTGAGAGATCGTATGGTGAGATCTCAACTATGACCTTATCACCAGGCAGAACGCGGATGTAGAACTTACGCATCTTGCCAGCAAGGTGCGCTAGCACCTCGTGCCCATTATCACACTGCACACGAAATGCGTTGGGAAAGCACTCCTTAACAACTCCGTTCAACTCGATTGCGTCCTTTGATGCCATGCGACCTATGACCTTTACATCTGTACT
This genomic interval from Pseudomonadota bacterium contains the following:
- the ndk gene encoding nucleoside-diphosphate kinase — its product is MSMQRTLSIIKPDATARNLVGKILAHFEEAGLTIVTAKMMTLTPEQSGEFYIIHKERPFYGELIDYMCSGRVLVSILEGEDAVNLNRKLMGATDPKKADAGTIRNLYAESIAANAVHGSDSLENAATEIKLFFPELS
- the coaD gene encoding pantetheine-phosphate adenylyltransferase, encoding MAKSNSRKDSARATAISADISTVVFPGSFDPLTNGHVDIIERSSEIFSKVIVAVLFNPSKDSLFTEQERVALITKQFVKYKGRVSVVSFSGLLVEFVQSTASRVVIRGLRAISDFDYEAQMALVNRKLAPGIETFFLTAREEHSYISSTVVKQVAMLGGDVSNMVPKVVSKALEAKHRERKRLQGLSR
- a CDS encoding 30S ribosomal protein THX; the encoded protein is MGRGDKSTRRGKTFSASYGNARPHKSKQAAYKPTAKTATKVATKTTGTAVKKAPVAKKSK
- a CDS encoding DUF971 domain-containing protein, producing MTHPSPAFPTPTEIRRNATSGLTITWLDGAVTTLSSELLRRECPCAACREVRGDTTHTKPLTGKKRSLAIIDSSLEEELKLQEIWGIGQYALGIRWGDGHETGIYPFNLLLELGQR
- the infA gene encoding translation initiation factor IF-1 produces the protein MASKDAIELNGVVKECFPNAFRVQCDNGHEVLAHLAGKMRKFYIRVLPGDKVIVEISPYDLSKGRIVKRLVEVRGRGPG